CGGGAGCGGACCTGGCACGGGGATGCCCTCTACAAGCTGGCGCTGTTGCGGGCTGTGCCGCTGGTCGAAAATCCCTACGTCTGGAAGGAACCCCTGGACAGCCTGCTGGAGTATGGGATGACGGCTGCCGTGGCTCCGTGGGGCGGGGGTCCGGAGGTGGCCATCGCACTGCTGAGCGTGGCGGCCGGGGGCGTTTACCTGGCCTCCTGTTGGGCGGTCACGGGATGGCTGGCCCGGGGCTGGGATCGGGGGCGGCTGCTGGTGGCGCTCCTGGCCAGCGGTAGCACCCTGCTCTGGTTCGGCCATGTGGAGAACTATAGCTGGTCCACGGCCCTGGCCTTTGCCACCGTCGCCCTGGCCCTGGGCCATCTGGACGGCCGGCTGCCCCTGTGGCCGGTGGGTCTGGTCGCTGGCGCGGCCGTCAGCTTTCATCCCCAGGCTGCCTTCATCCTGCCTGGGCTGGCCCTCCTCTTGCGGCGGGAGCGCTGGCCGCACCAGGTGACGACCCTGGCTTTGACCGGCGCCATCTTCCCCCTGTTGACCTGCTTCCTGTTGCTGGCGCTGGGAGTGCCCTGGCCGATGGTCACCGGCGGTGGCTTTGCCGGCGATCCCCAGCTCTTCTGGACGCCGGCCCAGGCCCTGGCGCCTGACCAGCTGGCCGATGCTGTGCAGAACCTCTGGCTGGTGGTGCCCCTCTGGCCCCTGTGGTTTGCGGCCATTCTGGCCGGGCTGGGCAGGCCGCCCCGCTGGCGTGAACAATCCTTTGCCCTGCTTGCCGGCGTGGGCCTGGGCCTGTTGGTCTATTTCTTCGCCTTTCAGAATGACCTGCCCCGCTGGCGGGATTGGGATCTTTTTGCCATCGTGGGGCCGCCCCTGGCCCTGTGGGGAGGCTATGCCTGGCTACGGCTGGAGGCGCGGGCACCCTCGCCCGGGGCGGTGGCCAGCCTGCGACGCAGCCTGAACGTGGCGCTCCTCTTTGCTGCCGCCTATACGGCCTGCTGGATCGGCGTCAACCACACCTACACCCTGGTGCAGCCGGATCCCAACGCCCGGGCACACCTGCTCCCCTACCGCCTGTTGGACCTGACCGAGCTGATGCCCCAGGCCCGGGTCACGCCGGACACCCCCATCTGCGACGAGGCCGAGGGGTGCGAGCGGGTGGCGTTGACCACCTTCGTCATGCCCCAGAACGGCGACGCCCGTCCCACCCTCTTTGCCCATGCGCCCGCCGCGGTGGTATTTCCCCTCTCGCTGCCCGATGAGCCTACCTTTCTCTGGCTGAGCCCTGCGCTGGATCCCCAGGCCTGGGATTGGGGCGGGGATGGCGTGACCTTCGTGGTGAAGGTACGGCGGGGTGGCACAGAGGAGACCCTGTGGCAGCGCCATGTCAGCCCCCAGGTGGCATCCGACCGGGCCTGGCTTCAGGCCCTGGTGCCCCTGGACGCCTACCGCGGGCAAGCGGTGGAACTGGTGCTGGTGACCGACCCGGGGCCGGCCGGCGACAGCAGCGCGGATCGGGCCGGCTGGGGCATGCCCTGGCTCATGCGGGGGACGGTGTACACGCCGGCTTCCGTCGCCTGCCCGGACGTTCCCGGGAGTTAGGGAGCATCCGGGCGGTTGTCGCCCGATCCTGCCTCGATGCGGCGCTGTCTCGCCTGGGTCGGCATCCTCAGATGCCGACCCCCCGTGGGGACTCGGTTACGGGAACACCAGGACGCCCCGTGCGATGGCGCCGCCCTCCATGTCGGCAAAGGCCTGAGGCAACTCCTCCAGGGGGTAGCGCTTGGTGATCAGGCGATCCAGCTCCAGGCGGCCGCCCTGGTAAAGCTGGAGCAATTTGGGCAGGTCTACCAGGGGGCGGGCCGAGCCGGCGAAGGAGCCCAGCAGCCGCTTGTTGGCCAGGACCAGCACCGCGGGGGAGATGGGGACCTCGATCTTGGTGGCATGTAGCCCCATGATGACGGCCGTGCCGCCGGGGCGGACACTCTGCAGGGCCTGGGCGATGGTGGGGGCTGCGCCCACGCTGTCGAAGACGTAGTCCGGGCCCAGGCGGGTGAGCTCCCGCAGGGCCTCCACCACGTCCGTCTCCCGGGCGTGGACGGTGTGGGTCGCGCCCAGCTCCCGGGCGAAGGCCAGCTTGCTTTCCATCACATCCACGGCGATGATGGGGTAGCAGCCGGCCAGGCGGCACCCCTGGATGGCGCTCAGCCCCACGCCGCCGCAGCCGATCACCGCGGCCGAGCTGCCAGGCTGCACCTGGGCCGTGTTGAGCACCGCGCCCACGCCGGTCATCACCGCGCAGCCGGTGATGGCTGCCACCTCGAAGGGGATGCCCGGGGGCAGGGGCACGATGCCGTCCTGGTGGATGACCGCGTATTCGGCCATGGTGGCAGAGCTGAGGTAGGGTTTCAGGGCCATGCCGTCCAGGGTGCGGTGGCGGGTGGTGCCGTCGGGCATCAGGGAGCGGAAGGTGGTGGATGGAAAACGTTCGCACAGGTTGGGGCGGCCGGCCAGGCAGGTGGGGCAGCTGTTGCAGGCCGGCAGCCAGTTGATGCCCACCGCGTCGCCGGGCTGGACTTTGGTGACGCCGGGCCCTACGGCTTCCACGATGCCGGCGCCCTCATGGCCTAACACGATGGGCGGCGTGGAGCGCAGTTCTCCCTTGTACGTGTGGAGGTCCGAGTGGCAGACGCCGGCCGCCCGCATGCGCACCAGCACCTCGCCCGCCTTGGGCTCCGCCAGCTCTACCTCCTCGATGGTCAATTGATCGATTTCCCGCACAACGGCCGCTTTGATCTTCACGGTTTGGTCTCCTCGTTGTTTTTTGTCCCTCTTTTGTCCCTCGTGGTTTTTTGTTCCTCGTGGCCTGGGATTGGGGCGAAAGCCGGAAATCAGTACACAAAAGGGACCAGCCGCCAGGTGGTACGCCTGTAGGCCGGGTAGTCGGGGAAGGCCTCGGCCAGCAGTCGCTCCTCGTGATGCAATTTGAGCAGCAGGTCGATGACCAGGAGCAGCCAGGCAGCCACCCGGCCGGGTGTGGCATGGGCAGCCACCAACGCCAGGCTCCCCAGGAGCAGGGCACTGTACATGGGGTGGCGGATGAAGCGGTACGGCCCCTGACGGACCAGCTGTGCCCCGGGCCGGACGTCTGGCGTGATGTTGAAGTGGCCGGGTTTCATACTCCAGATGGCCCACAGCCCCAGCGCGACGGCCAGGGCTTCCAGCAGCAGGAGCAAGGGAGAACGGGCCAGGAGGGGGCCGGTCCAGGCCAGGTAGCCCAGGGTCAGAAATTGGATCAACACCAACAGGTAGGAAAGAAGTCGGCGTTTCATGGCAAACCAGCCGGGCCCTGGCCAGGGTTACCCTGCTCCATGGCCTCCAGCAAGTCGGGAAGCGCCGCCATGTGCTCCAGCTGGTGGTAGGAGCCAGCCAGGTGTGGCGGCGGCTGAACGGCCTCGTGCTGCCAGGTGATGGCGTAGGGAATGTGGACGGCCTGTCCCCCGATGGCCACCACCGGCAGGATGTCAGAGCGCAGGGAGTTGCCCACCATCAGGAAGTGCTCTGGTGCAACGCCCTGGCGCTGCAGGATCTGTCGATAGGTCGCCTCATCTTTCTCGGGCACCACCTCCACCTGTTGAAAATAGTCGGCCAGCCCCGAACGGGCAATTTTCGTCGTCTGATCGAAGAGATCGCCCTTGGTGATCAGGAGCAGGGGGTAGCGCCGGGAGAGGCGCTCCAGCACCGGCTGCACACCGGGCAGGAGGTCGACGGGCGCCTGGAGCATCTCCCGGGCCAGGTCGATGATGGCCTGGATTTCGTGGCCCTGGATGCGTCCCTCGGTCAGTTCGATGGCCGTTTCGATCATGGAGAGGGTGAAGCCTTTGATGCCGTAGCCGAACTGCTTCAGGTTGCGCATCTCGGTGGCATGAAGCCGTTGGGCAATCCAGGAAGGCTCGTGGTAGGGGGCCAGGAGCCGGGCAAACTCTTCCTGGCTCCGGGCGTACAGGGTTTCATTGTGCCAGAGGGTGTCGTCGGC
The DNA window shown above is from Litorilinea aerophila and carries:
- a CDS encoding zinc-binding dehydrogenase, giving the protein MKIKAAVVREIDQLTIEEVELAEPKAGEVLVRMRAAGVCHSDLHTYKGELRSTPPIVLGHEGAGIVEAVGPGVTKVQPGDAVGINWLPACNSCPTCLAGRPNLCERFPSTTFRSLMPDGTTRHRTLDGMALKPYLSSATMAEYAVIHQDGIVPLPPGIPFEVAAITGCAVMTGVGAVLNTAQVQPGSSAAVIGCGGVGLSAIQGCRLAGCYPIIAVDVMESKLAFARELGATHTVHARETDVVEALRELTRLGPDYVFDSVGAAPTIAQALQSVRPGGTAVIMGLHATKIEVPISPAVLVLANKRLLGSFAGSARPLVDLPKLLQLYQGGRLELDRLITKRYPLEELPQAFADMEGGAIARGVLVFP
- a CDS encoding methyltransferase family protein codes for the protein MKRRLLSYLLVLIQFLTLGYLAWTGPLLARSPLLLLLEALAVALGLWAIWSMKPGHFNITPDVRPGAQLVRQGPYRFIRHPMYSALLLGSLALVAAHATPGRVAAWLLLVIDLLLKLHHEERLLAEAFPDYPAYRRTTWRLVPFVY
- a CDS encoding HAD family hydrolase, giving the protein MSGTLAMIGFDADDTLWHNETLYARSQEEFARLLAPYHEPSWIAQRLHATEMRNLKQFGYGIKGFTLSMIETAIELTEGRIQGHEIQAIIDLAREMLQAPVDLLPGVQPVLERLSRRYPLLLITKGDLFDQTTKIARSGLADYFQQVEVVPEKDEATYRQILQRQGVAPEHFLMVGNSLRSDILPVVAIGGQAVHIPYAITWQHEAVQPPPHLAGSYHQLEHMAALPDLLEAMEQGNPGQGPAGLP